From Candidatus Obscuribacterales bacterium, a single genomic window includes:
- a CDS encoding ribulose bisphosphate carboxylase small subunit, which translates to MKTLPKERRYENLSYLPPLTDQQIARQVQYMLDQGFIPCIEFNETSEPTENYWTMWKLPLFGVASVQDVLAEVNECRTEYRDCYVRVVSFDNIKQCQTLSFIVHKPGAGGGFRY; encoded by the coding sequence ATGAAGACATTACCCAAAGAGCGCCGGTACGAAAATCTGTCCTACCTGCCCCCTCTGACGGATCAGCAAATTGCTCGTCAAGTCCAGTACATGCTCGATCAAGGCTTCATTCCTTGCATCGAGTTCAACGAAACCTCTGAACCCACCGAGAACTACTGGACGATGTGGAAGCTGCCCCTATTTGGCGTTGCTTCTGTGCAGGATGTGTTGGCAGAAGTGAACGAATGCCGCACCGAATATCGCGACTGCTATGTGCGTGTTGTGTCCTTTGATAACATCAAGCAATGCCAAACCCTAAGCTTCATCGTCCACAAGCCTGGTGCAGGCGGCGGTTTCCGCTACTAA